From the Carassius auratus strain Wakin chromosome 36, ASM336829v1, whole genome shotgun sequence genome, the window AGAGGACTGCAAAATCATGTGTGATTGGTGGACTAACATGGCATCCTCTGTAGATCTGAATGCACTGCTCTTGTCCAGAATAACCTGAAACAACTGTGGCATTGCTTGTGTGCTGATAATGACAGGTCAGACTGTTGGGAGCATATGTAGGAAgtcacttttaaaaacaaaacagaaagcaCACATACATGGATAGAGAAAcgtgttacaaaataaaaactgtagATGTAAAGGTGCTCTATGCAGGATTTTTGGTCACTTTGTAAACACACCAGTCAAACTTGGCTCCTCCTCACACCACGCCCCCTGCCTCTGACATCATCCCATCAGCAGCATCACATGAGACAGTGACTCGAGAGCAACGATACACACACTGGCCAAACAACACAAATGAATCCCAGTGAACAAGTTTGATTGCACTTTAGCATAGGGAACAGATATTCATGTATGGTCTCTGAACTGAAGTGTTAGCGTAAGCTTTTAAAGCATCTCCTCTCTCTTCCATACACACTCTGAGACTTTCTGAAGCAGATTGTTCTTCTCATTATGGACTCTGTGCAGATGGAGGTGAGAGCCAGCTACGAGGACTGTCTGCTGGAGGTGCGCACCCTGGAGGCTCTTCTGTTCCAGGTGGACTGTCTTCAGGACGCCCTCGAGAGCACGGAGGAGATGCTCgctgagacacagagagacaaCCACAGTCTCACCATGGTACTGTGAGCTGCAACAAACAGAGAGATATCAGACTGACGTAATGATAGATGTCTGTTTCAGGTGTACGTGAGAAAACATCTGTACAAGATGTCTGTGGACTGAGTGATGGattcattctctctttctgtttgaCCGCAGGAACTGGAGCGAGAACGAGCGAGGAGGAGGACGTCGGAGGACATCATTGCCTCATTAAAGCGGGAGCTGGAGAGGTCACGAGAGGTGAGGAGAGGCTGAGCTTACATTATCACATTCAGAAGAGAACAGAAACTGCTGCAGAGAGCCAGTTTCTGTGTGCTTATGTAATCATATTTGGAGAACAGCGAGTCTGTTCACTTCCTTGCCATTTAATTTATGCTTCATCATTAATCATGAGACTAAAACATGAGTTGACAAAgactttcattctggctcctcagtggacgtTTTTTGAACATTTGACAAAGATATTAAATTGACATCTTTTGACATCTTTTCGTCTCTGCTCAGTGTGGAGGGGCTGTTGATTGAGGAAAGCTGCCCCCCCCTTCTGGGGTCCATTTAATAGTTTTGTTGTCTAGGACAGTTCCCTCCACTTCCCTGCCATGCTCCACCCACACAGCCCTGGGAAAGTGAAATCACATTCATAGCATGTTTCCACACTATGAAActcaattaattatatatattgggATGTCAGTACACATCATTAGTGATCCCACACAACACggagtacaggtgcatctcagtaaattagaaagttgtggaaaagttcatttcagtaattcaactcaaactgtgaaacttttgtattaaataaattgaacacacacagactgaagtagtttaagtctttggttcttttaattgtgatgattttgactcacatttaacaaaaacccaccaattcagaaaatcagctaatcaactcaaaatacCTTCAAAGTAAGTtccctgagccttcaaaatggtctctcagtttggttcactaggatacacaattatggggaagagagctgatctgacagttgtccagaagacaatcattgacacccttcacgaggaggataagccacaaacattcattgccaaagaagctgttcacagagtgctgtatccaagcatgttaacagaaagttgaggggaaggaaaaagtgtggaagaaaaaggtgcacaaccaaccgagagaatcacagccttatgaggattgtcaagcaaaatcagttCAAGAATATGAGTGAACTtgacaaggaatggactgagactggggtcaaggcatcaagagccaccacacacagacgtgtcaagagatttGGCTGcagttgtgttttttgtttcaaagtcgctgcacccgtttaccaagaaaacttggagcacttcatgcttccttctgctgagcagctttctgaagatgctgatttcattttccagcaggatttggcacctgcccacactgccaaagcaccaaaagttggttaaatgaccatggtgttggtcacCAGACCtaaaccccagagagaatctatgagctattgtcaagaggaagatgagaaacaagagaccagacAATGAGCTGAAgatcactgtcaaagaaacctgggcttccagaccacctcagcagagccacaaactgatcacctccatgatcACCTCCAGAAGCccaacaattcatttttttttgtcttaagtattttgatttgttgagatagtgaattggtgggtttttgttaaatgtgagtcagtatcatcacaattaaaagaaccaaagacttaaactacttcagtctgtgtgtgttaaatttatttaatacacagctttcacaatttgagctgaattactgaaataaatgaacttttccatgacgtTCTAatatattgagatgcacctgtatattgaAGTAAAAGGTATTGTTGAGAGCATATCTCAGTTCTGTTGAACAGCTGAACCAGTGTTACTCCTGAATCAGAGTTATAGAGCAGCCTTGGCATGTGTTTCCAGGTCTTCCCGTTATATAACATCTCCCCTGCGCTGGAAAGCTTTTCCTTTTTCAGCACCACTTTAGCGGGTCAGAAACCCTGCGGTGTCAGCATGTTCATGGCTAATACTCATGCCTCATCTTCATGTGCTCCGGACAGTGAAGGAAACACCATGTTGTTTCAGCAGTTGATGGGAAAAACGATTCCTACCTTTATAGTCCACTAAAAAGTCCATTGAGATACCACTCCACCAACAACTAGACGGCTAACAACACAAACAAGCCGCTTTTACATTTCAGtgtgcattttgtatttttatttaatgagttTCGACTTGTGATTTTTCTACTGTGTTTTGACTGATCAGCACATATCATTGAGAGAGCATGTTAGAGGAGTCCCGATGGGTTTGAGGTCTCAAGACTGAGTGTGTTATCCTCTGCAGGAGAGAGCTGGTGAGCGGCGTCAGTGGAGCGAGGGGACGCCCGTGCACTgggacgaacacacacacacacacactgcagaggaTCTGAACACAAGCCTGTTTCTCAGTCTGAAGCACCAAGCTCAGAGCACAGAGGAGAACGATGAGAGCAGCGGATATGAAGACGCTCCGTCTGAGTTCTCTCCCACTCCACACACAGAAGAGGAGGGAGACTCCAAAAACACCGATTCTTGTGCTCTCTCTTAAATCACTCTTAAAGTGCTGATGAACCTAGATTTATTCATTCGTCTGCTAGGAGTTTGACACTTAAGCCAAGGTGGCTTCTTTTGAACAGCCTTTGCACAAGCTAACAGCTTTAAAATGAAGATTGCTTTGTTTTTCTCATCAGTACACAAAATGATTCAGGAAAGAAGGGATCTGCACCTTGTTTCTGTTGGTAAATTCAGTGTGGTTTTTTGTGTGTTGGACTTTGTTACATTTCTGTTCACCTTGCTATTACACAAGCAAGACGAGACACAAGGTAGTACTCGGTGTC encodes:
- the LOC113054924 gene encoding leucine-rich repeat flightless-interacting protein 2-like, with translation MHSGIPDKAGSQRKRTLSRGMSEDESLQHIIRDAEESSRHLSRSDSRYGSLIRGQRQESNSEDDLHSENLETMEVRASYEDCLLEVRTLEALLFQVDCLQDALESTEEMLAETQRDNHSLTMELERERARRRTSEDIIASLKRELERSREERAGERRQWSEGTPVHWDEHTHTHTAEDLNTSLFLSLKHQAQSTEENDESSGYEDAPSEFSPTPHTEEEGDSKNTDSCALS